TCGACTACATCAAGCGCGTCGTAGGCCTTCCGGGCGATCGTATCCAGGTCAGAAACGGCGTCCTCCATGTCAACGACAAGCCGGTGGATCGCGTTCCGGATGGGACCTTCCGGGCCGACGACAAATATGACACCGGCGGCGACGTACCGGTCTATCGCGAGACGATGGACACGGGGGTCAGCTACGACACCCTCGACCAGTTCCCGGACTCCAGTGGTGACAACACCCGCGAATTCCTGGTGCCGGAAGGCCATTATTTCATGATGGGCGACAACAGGGACAATTCCTCCGACAGCCGCTTTGACGTCGGGTTCGTGCCGGCCGAAAATCTGGTCGGTCGCGCCAGCATGATCTTCTTCTCGCTCGGCAACGGCACGTCCTTCCTGAAGATCTGGGAGTGGCCGGCGAATCTGCGTTACGACCGGCTGTTCAAGGTTGTCGAATGATGAAGGGGCGGTCGCTGAGCGCGGAGGATCGGGCAAGGCTCGAGACCGCGATCGGTTATCAGTTCGCCGAGAAGGAGCGCCTCGACCGCGCGCTGACGCATTCGAGCGCCCGCAATGCGCGGGCGAGCAACTATCAGCGGCTTGAATTCCTGGGCGACCGCGTGCTCGGGCTTTGCGTCGCCGAACTTCTGTTCCAGACCTTTCTCGACGCCAATGAGGGAGAGCTGTCGGTTCGCCTGAACCAACTCGTCAGCGCCGAGAGCTGTGCCCGGGTGGCGGATGAGCTGTCGCTGCACGAATACATTCGCACCGGCTCCGACGTGAAGAAGATCACCGGCAAGCACATGATGAATGTGCGGGCCGATGTGGTAGAGTCGCTGATCGCCGCGATCTATCTCGACGGTGGTCTGGAGGCAGCCCGTCGCTTCGTGCTGCGGCACTGGACCGACCGCGCCGCAAGCGCCGACGGTGCGCGGCGCGACGCCAAGACGGAGTTGCAGGAATGGGCGCACGCCAAGTTCGGCGCCGCGCCAAGATACAGGACGGATGATCGCTCCGGTCCCGATCACGATCCGCGCTTCACGGTGACCGTAGAGGTCGACGGGATCGCGCCGGAAACGGGGACCGATCGCTCGAAGCGCGGAGCCGAGCAGATCGCTGCCATGCGATTGCTGGAACGCGAAGGTGTTTGGCAGAAACGGTCTGCCGGAAATTGACGGAAGCCATGACGGACAAAGAACAGGACTCGGGCGCCGGCCACACGGCGACCCGCTCGGGTTTCGTGGCGCTGATCGGCGCGACGAATGCAGGCAAATCGACTTTGGTGAACCACCTGGTCGGCGCAAAAGTATCGATCGTCAGCCACAAGGTGCAGACGACGCGGGCGATCATTCGTGGAATTGCCATCCACGACAACGCCCAGATCGTCTTCATGGACACGCCCGGCATCTTCAAGCCGCGCCGCCGGCTCGATCGGGCCATGGTGACGACCGCCTGGGGCGGCGCCAAGGACGCCGACCAGATCGTGCTGCTGATCGATAGCGAACGCGGCCTGAGGGGCGATGCCGAAGCGATCCTCGAGGCCCTGAAGGACGTTCCCCAGCCGAAGATCCTGGTGCTCAACAAGATCGACCGGGTGCGCCCGGAAGACCTTTTGAAGCTTGCGGCCGCCGCCAACGAAGTCGTTTCCTTCGAGCGCACCTTCATGATCTCGGCGCTCAACGGCTCCGGCTGCAAGGATCTCATGGATTATCTCGCCACGGCACTGCCGGAGGGGCCGTGGTACTATCCGGAGGACCAGATCTCCGATCTACCGATGCGGCAGCTCGCAGCCGAAATCACCCGCGAGAAGCTGTTCCTGCGCCTGCATCAGGAGCTACCCTACGCGTCTCACGTCGAGACGGAGAAGTGGGAAGAGCGCAAGGACGGCTCGGTGCGCATCGAGCAGGTGATCTATGTCGAGCGCGACAGCCAGAAGAAGATCGCGCTCGGCAAGGGAGGGGAGGCGATCAAGGCGATCTCGACCGCGGCCCGGAAGGAGATCTCCGAGATCCTGGAACAGCCCGTGCATCTCTTCCTGTTCGTGAAGGTGCGCGAGAACTGGGGCGACGATCCGGAGCGGTTCCGCGAAATGGGACTGGATTTTCCAAAGTAGCCGCTCCGCCTACAGCGCCGTGCGTCTTTTCAGACGCACTAAGGACGCTGTAGCACTTTTGAATCGGTGCATGTTTTTATCCTTAAATCGGCTACGATTTAAGGAAACATGCACTGGCTGCTATTTCTGGTCGTTCGAGGCCGCCAGTCTCTTGTTCAGAAGTGGTCCGATCGTCTCGGCCCGGTTGGTCCAGACATAGCCGGAAAAATTCTCAGGAACGAGCGCGAGCTCGTCGGCGCTGTCGATGCCGGAGGTGAACTCGCCGCCGCGATGGGGGCCGAGCAGGATGATCTCGCTTCCGGCGGCCCGCATCCGGGCGGCAAATCGAGAGGGCCAGCCCCACAGGAAAGGCGCGTAGTTGGCGGGCACGACGATCAGCGTATCGCGGCAGGCGTCCGGCACCATTCCGGTCCAGCCATAGGCGGCATAGCGACCAAGGCAGGCCATGGTGGATTGCCGGTCATAGCCCCGCAGCCCGCCGACCAGGCGCAGCGCCTCCTGCGTCGGCGTTCTGCCGCCATAAACCCCGAAGATCAGTTTGCGCCACTCCGGGTGAATGCGCAGCATCACGGCAAGCGTCGCACCTTCCTCCCGCCGCTCGCTTTTGAAATTGATCAGGAATCGGCCATGGGGCAGGGCTGTGAAGACCTCTCTGAGTGTCGGCATCTGGCCCTCCCCTTGGCCGCGGAAGGGAAAGGTCTTGCCGCCATCGGCCGTGTAACCGTAGCCGATGTCGAGCGTTTTCAGCTTTGACATCGGCGTCTTCTCCGTGACGCCGGCTCCGTTGGTCCGGCAGTCGAGCGTCCAATCATGGAAGACGGCGAACTGGCGGTCGGGCGTCAGGTGGACATCCAGTTCGATGACTTCGGCGCCGCTGTCGAGCGCGGCGCGCATGGAGCCGATGGTATTCTCGAGATAGGCGTGGCTCGGAGGTTCGATGCGCTGAGCCGTGCAGGTGTCATTGCCCACCCCGTCCAGGCTGTAGACCTGATGAATGCCGCGGTGGGCGAGAACCTTCGCCGCGCCGGCGGGCGGTGTCACGAGATAGGACGTGTTGAGGAACCAGACGATGGCGACGATGATGGCCGCGGCGACGGCGATGACGGCGAGCTTCCTCATCGTAAGTCCTCCTCTCGCGCTTTACTGGGCATTGTGGCGACCCAGGACGTGCCTTGCCACCCTTTCTGCTATGCGGATTGCGAACAAACTGTCACCTGCGCGCGCGATTGACCGCTGATGCATGTTTCCTTAGATCCTAGCCGATCCAAGGATAAAATATGCATCAATTCAAAGTGCTACAGCGACCTTTGTGCGTCTGATAAGACGCACGGCGATGTAGGGGCCCCTATGGGAGGTAGGCAACCGTACCGCCCAATGCAATGCCGCAGGAGAACTTAGGTGCCGCAACTCGTCCAGGGAAATTGGGTCAAGGATGATGTCGCCGCAAGCGAGATGAAGGATGGCGCGTTCCATCGCGAGCCGACCCGTTTCCGTCAGTGGATCACCATCGATGGACGACCCGGGCCGGATGGCCAGCCGGCACTGGTCGCCGAAGCGGGACGCTACCGGCTGTTTGTCTCCTATCTATGCCCCTGGGCCTCTCGAACGATCGCAATGCGCAACCTCAAGGGACTGGGCGAGATCATCGGTCTTGCGGTGGCAAATCCCGTGCTCGGGGAAGATGGCTGGACCTATGACGAGCCTGTGGATGCGGGTGGCCGCGTCGGCAGGATCCGCCATCACCACCAGCTCTACACGGCGAGCGACCCGACTTACACCGGCAAGGTCTCCGTCCCTGTGCTTTGGGACATGAAGGAGGGCCACATCGTCAACAACGAGTCGGCCGATATCCTTCGCATCCTCAACACGGCCTTCGACCATTTGTCCGGCAACCGCCTCGATTTCTACCCGGCGGTGCTTCGCGTCGCAATCGAGCGCTGGAACGAGCCGATCTACGCGTCTGTGAACAATGGAGTCTACCGAGCCGGGTTTGCCAAGACACAGGCCGCCTATGATGAGGCTGTCGCGGCCCTCTTCGGCATGCTCGACGCGCTCGACCGGCATCTTGAGGGGAACCGATACCTTGCCGGGGAATATCTGACCGAGGCGGATATCCGCCTGTTCGTAACGCTCGTCCGCTTCGACGTCGCCTATCATGGCGCCTTCAAATGCAATGTTCGCAGGATCGAGGATTATCCGAGCCTGTCAAACTACCTGCGCGAGCTCTACCAGTGGCCGGGCATCCGCGAAACCGTCCGGGTCGACGACATCAAGCGCGGATATTATGGCCTGCGGCACATTAACCCCACCGGCATCGTGCCGGCAGGCCCGGCGACCGACTTCGATCGCCCGCATGACCGATCCCGTCTTGCGGGTCTCGGAGTTTTCGGCGCCTAAAGCGCGTCGCATTCGAACCTATTCACGCGACGCGCTTCAGTTTCTTGGTTTTGTGCATGTCGTCATCCCAAAACCGCTGCACACTTTTGGGCGACATGCATCAGCGGCTGGGTGGACTCTCGCGGGCAGGCTGGCCCGGCGCGCGTCAGATTTTCTCAGCATGTACTAAGGAAACAAATCCTTGAGGGGCCACAGAACAGCCCCATTGATAAACCGCCGAACACCGCTAAGTTAATGGAAGTTCTGATGGATAGGAGCCTGAAGAGGCTGGCCTGACGACATCCCGGTTGCAGCCCCGCGCACGATGCACGGTGCCGACCTGCCGGAGGCCGTAAGGCTTTGCCCATACCGGTTTCTCGCTGCTTCTGGACAAAACCGGCGCCGTTTCGCGAGCGCAACCAGTCCGGGAAGCCGACCGAACCGCCCGCGCTCCATGCGGAGGAACATGGTCCGTGTAGGTCTGGCGCTGAGGTTGGAAATGAATGCAGCATTGTTGAAGTTGCTTCGCCGTCTTGTCCAGAAGGGAACTCTGACGGTCATTTTTTCATCGGGAAATAAAGTTGTTTTGGGTGATGGCACGGGGAAGCCCGCGACCATGCACATAACGGATGCAGAGGCCGAAAGGGCCATACTCTACGACCCCGGCCTGAAATTCGGCGAAATGTACATGGACGGCCGCGTGGTGATCGAAGAGGGGGATATTTTCGACGTCTTGTCCATCATCAAGAGCAATGGTCTGGAAAACGCGGCAACCTTCGCCAACTCCTTCGTCGCTCTTTGGCATGTCCTGCGCCAGCAGTTGAAGAGTCGCCTGCCGGTCAACCGCAACCGCTACAATGTCGCGCATCACTACGATCTCGACGGCAAGCTCTTCAACCTCTTCCTCGACGAGGACTGGCAATATTCCTGCGCCTATTTCCACCCGCCGGGCATCTCGCTCGATGAGGCGCAGCGCGCCAAGAAGCGCCATATAGCGGCGAAGCTGCTGCTCGAACCCGGCCAGCAGGTGCTGGAAGTCGGTTCCGGTTGGGGAGGCTTGGCCATGTACCTTGCCGAAGCGACGGGCGTCGAGGTCACCGGCATCACCTTGAGCGAGGAGCAACTGAGGGTCTCGCGTGAACGCGCCGCCAGACGCGGCCTGTCCGATCGTGTCCGGTTCGAATTGCAGGATTATCGCACCCTGCAGGGGCGGCAGTTCGACCGGATCGTCTCGGTCGGCATGTTTGAGCATGTGGGCATCGGCAACTACGGCAATTTCTTCCGCAAGATCAAGGAATTGCTGAGACCCGACGGCGTCATGCTGCTCCATTCGATCGGCCAGGTCTACAAGCCCTGGGCGACCAATCCGTGGATCGAGAAGTATATCTTTCCGGGCGGCTACATACCGGCGCTTTCGGAGGTCTTGCCGCCGGTCGAGAGCACGCGCCTGCTCGTCAAGGACATCGAGATCCTGCCCTTGCACTATGCCTGGACGCTGAGGGCCTGGCGCGAGCGGTTCGTCGCCCGGCGCGAGGAAGCGGTGAAGCTCTACGACGAGCGCTTCTTCCGGATGTGGGAATTCTATCTCGCCGCTTCCGAGACGGCCTTCCTGCACGACAAGCACTTCGTCTTCCAGCTCCAGCTTTCGCCATCGCTGGAGACGGTGCCGGTCTCCCGCGACTATATTGAAGCGAAGGAGCGCGAATTGCTGGAATTCGAGAAGACCCGCTCGCGGCTGGAGTTGGTGGCGGTTTAGCGCACACATGCCCTACCGATACTTGTTTCTGCCCGTCATCCCGCTGCCGCGACCTTCTCTCCGTCCCAACGGGGAGAAGGGACTCGCCGCGCCCTCCAGTCCCCTGTACCTTTTTCCGGCGGTTCTTGGGTTGCACGCCGTCGTCGCGTGTCGTGCGAAGTGAAGCGTAGCGGAATGAAGCATGACCCGCGACGACGGCCGAAATTGGCGTAGCCTTCCTGAACCGAGCCGATTCGTCGGGAGCAACCAATTGTCCCCTGTGGCCCGACCACCTGGAGAGGACGCGTGCCCCGTCGGATTGGCCGTGATCGATGCCCCGTGGGGAGTCCGCGCCGGAGCTGTATCCGTTTCCGAGCGCCAGTACAGGGATCGGCGAAGATCGCGGTGGCTCGCAGGCTTGGACGAGGAGAAGGGATGACCGATCAGAAACAATTCTATGCCGGCGTCGACTGGGCGTCGGAGAGCCATCATGTGTTCCTCACGGATGGTGATGGCCGGAAAATCGGCGAAAGGGTCTTCAGGCACGGCGGCGAAGGGCTCGCCGAACTGGCGGCCTGGCTGACGGCAACCAGCGGTGCAACCGAGGCCGGGCAAATCCAGGTCGCGATCGAGGTGCCGCACGGGCCCGTGGTCGAGACGCTGATCGAGCGCGGCTGCCAGGTGCATGCCATCAACCCGAAACAAATGGATCGCTTTCGCGACCGGTTCACCCTGGCCGGCGCCAAGGACGACAGCCGCGATGCCGAAGTGATGGCCTCGGCCTTGCGCACCGATCGCCGGTGCTTCCGGCTGCTCGCCGCCGCCGATCCTGTCGTCATCGAATTGCGCGAATGGTCGCGCATGGCCGAGGACCTCGGCGCCGAGCGCAACCGGTTGACCAACCGCATGCGCGAGCAGCTCTGGCGCTACTTTCCTGCGCTGCTCGAGCTCGAAAACGACCTCGGGGCCGAGTGGCTGCTCGATCTCTGGGAAGCCGGGCCGACGCCGGCCAAAGCCGCGCGGATCCGCGCGGCGACGATCGCCAAGCTTCTCAAACGCAACCGCATCCGCCGCGTCGACGCCACCCATGTGCTCGCCGTGCTGCGCACGCCGCCCGTCAAGGTCGCCGCCGGGACGACCGAAGCCGCCAGCGCCCACATTGCCACGCTCATTGCCCGCATTCGCCTCGTGAACCGGCAGCTCAAGCAAGCGCATCAGCGGCTCGATACCCTGACTGCCCGCCTTGTCCCGACCGAGGCGACCGAGCCGGGGCAGAGGAAGCAGCATGACGTGGAGATCCTCGCATCCTTGCCGGGAGTGGGAAGGATCGTCCTCGCCACGCTGCTCGCAGAAGCCTTCGATGCCCTGCAGCGACGTGACCACGCCGCCTTGCGCAGTTTGACAGGAGTCGCGCCCGTTACCAAGCGGTCCGGCAAGAGTTGCATCGTCATCAGAAGACAGGCCTGCCACGACCGGCTCGCCAACGCCATGTACCATTGGGCACGCGTCGCCATTCAGCACGACTCTCGGAGCCGTTTGAAGTACGCCGCCCTTCGAAGCCGAGGTCACAGCCACGGTCGTGCCCTGCGATCCGTCGCCGACCGCCTCCTCAACGTCGCATGCGCAATGCTGAAAACCGGCACCACCTTCAATCCTTCCTTGGCCGAGCAGAAACTCTCTTGCTAAACGGTGGGGAGTCCTCTCCCCGCGTGCGGGGAGAGGGCTAGGGTGAGGGGCGAATCGGCCTCCTCCGTGGGTAAAGCAAGCGATCCCGCCCTTTCCCATCTTCTGTGGACCGCTCAGCCGCCCTCACTTGGCCTTCATCGTCTGTGCCACTATGGTCCGGCCTGAAACAGCAGACGGAACGCAGACATGACCGCAAAGCCCATCGCCGCCATCATCGCAAGCGAGATCAAGGCGTCCGCCGCGCAGGTCGGCGCGGCCGTCGAGCTTCTCGACGCCGGAGCGACGGTGCCTTTCATCGCCCGCTACCGCAAGGAGGTCACCGGCGGTCTCGACGACACGCAATTGCGCACCCTCTCCGAGCGGCTCACCTATCTGCGCGAGCTCGAAGCGCGCCGGGCCTCCATTCTCGAGTCGGTTCGCGGCCAGGGCAAGCTCACCGATGAACTGGAAGGCAAGATTGCCGCCGCCTCCACCAAGGCGGAGCTCGAGGACATCTATCTGCCTTACAAGCCGAAGCGGCGGACCAAGGCGGAGATTGCCCGGGAGCGGGGACTCGGGCCGCTCGCCGAGGCGATCCTCGCCGATCGCTCGATCGCGCCGGCCGAACGGGCGACAACCTTCCTCTCCGCCGACGTGCCGGACGCAAAGGCAGCACTCGACGGCGCCCGCGACATCATCGCCGAAGGCATGACCGAGAACGCCGATCTCCTGGGCCGACTGCGAAACTACATGCGGGAGGCGGCGTTCCTGAAAGCCAAGGTCGTCGACGGCAAGCAGGAAGCGGGAGCGAAGTTCTCGGATTATTTCGATCACTCGGAGCGCTGGGCGACGGCACCGGGCCACCGTGCGCTGGCGATGCTGCGCGGCTGGAACGAAGAGATCCTGTCGGTCGATATCGTCGTCGACCAGGATGCGGCATCTGGGCAAAGGCCGGTCGAGCGCATGATCGCCGCAGCATACGAAGTCGGCGGGCATCTGCCCGGGGACAAGTGGCTGCTCGACGTGATCGGCTGGACCTGGCGCGTCAAGCTTTCGCTGTCCCTCTCGCTCGATCTGATGCGCGAATTGCGCGAACGGGCCGAGGAGGAAGCGATCCGCGTCTTCGCGCGCAACCTCAAGGACCTGCTGCTTGCGGCTCCGGCCGGCTCGCGTTCGACCATGGGTCTCGATCCCGGCATCCGAACCGGCGTCAAGGTCGCGGTGGTCGACGGCACCGGCAAGCTGCTCGACACGACGACGGTTTATCCGTTCCCTCCGAAGAACGACATTCGCGGCACACAGGCGGAACTTGCGGCTCTGGTCCGCAAGTACAAGGTCGAACTGATCGCCATCGGCAACGGCACCGGCAGCCGCGAAACCGAGAAGCTCGTCGCCGATATGCTGGCGCAGCTGCCGGCGCCGAAGCCCACCAAGGTGATCGTTTCCGAGGCGGGTGCCTCCGTCTATTCCGCTTCGGAAACGGCGGCTGCGGAATTTCCAAATCTCGATGTTTCGCTGCGCGGTGCCGTGTCCATCGCCCGCCGCCTGCAGGACCCGCTTGCCGAACTCGTCAAGATCGAACCGAAGTCGATCGGCGTCGGCCAGTACCAGCACGATGTCGACCAGTCGCATCTCAGCCGCTCTCTGGATGCCGTTGTCGAGGATGCGGTGAACGCTGTCGGCGTCGATCTCAACACCGCATCGGCGCCGCTGCTGGCGCGTGTGTCCGGTTTGGGCAAGTCGTCGGCGGAAGCGATCGTGGCGCACCGCGACGCAATGGGCGCCTTTGCAAATCGGCAGCAGCTCCTCAAGGTGCCGCGGCTTGGCGCCCGCACCTTCGAGCAATGCGCCGGCTTCCTGCGGATTACCAATGGTTCAGAGCCGCTTGACGCCTCGGCCGTGCATCCGGAGGCCTATGGCGTGGCCAAGAAGATCGTCGCCGCCTGCGGCCGGGATCTGCGCGCGCTGATGGGAGACAGTGCCGCCCTGAAGGCGCTCGATGCGCGCGCCTTCGTCGACGAACGCTTCGGTCTGCCGACGGTCAAGGACATTCTTTCGGAACTGGAAAAGCCGGGCCGCGATCCACGCCCGAGCTTCAAGACGGCGACTTTCGCGGAGGGGGTCGACGACATCAAGGACCTGAAGGTCGGCATGCAGCTTGAAGGGACGGTGACCAATGTGGCGGCCTTCGGCGCCTTCGTCGATATCGGCGTCCACCAGGACGGGCTGGTACACGTCTCCCAGCTCGCCGATCGTTTCGTCAAGGACCCGCATGAGGTCGTCAAGGCAGGCGACGTGGTGCGGGTTCGCGTCACCGAGGTCGACGTGGCGCGCAAACGCATCGGGCTCAGCATGCGCAAAGATGGCGGAGCGGAAACCGCGCGGGAGGCGAGGGGAGCGTCGCCGAACGGCGGCAATCGCAATTCGGTCGCGCGCCCGCAGAAGCCGCAGGCGCCGACCCAGGGTGCGTTCGGTGCGGCGCTGATGGAGGCGATGAAGAAAAAATAACGGCGGGGCATGGAACGGCGTCACGCCGAGCATCGTTACGTGCTCATCGGCTCGTGGTGCGAAGGTCGCGGCTGGGTGCCGACCATAGAAATGCCGGACTGCGGCGGAACAGGTCAGCGGAAAACCCTCTTCCGCCGGGTATCCCGGCGAAAGGAGGTGCATCGTGGTACGCAATGCAATCCGCGTCCTTCCGCAAGCCGCCCTCTTGGCAGCGGCGGTAACCGTATATCCCCAGGCAGCAGGCGCGCAGGGTGTCCTGAAGTGCGCCGATCGCGCGCAGGTGATCGAGTTTCTCGCTCGGCAATATGCCGAAAAGCAAGCCGCCGTGGGGATGGTCAATCAGCAGGCGGTGATGGAACTCTATGCTGCCGACAGCGGCAGCTGGACTCTGGTCATAACCGACGTGTCAGGCCGAAGCTGCGTGATCCTCGCCGGCAAGAGTTGGGAGACGATCATTCCCGTCGGTCCCAAAGCCTAGAAGCCGGATCGCTTTTCCGCCAGCGTACTTGTCTACTCCAGGGCTGGCGCACCTGCCAGCGCGAACTTCCGAGCCCATCGACCACCGTTTCCCGCCAATTTTAAGAGCGGGCGCTGGAGAAGCCTGTCCTCCTTCGCACCCGCTCTGGAGCGTGAGGAGGAAAAGTGTGTGCGGTTTTCCGCCCGCATCCCGCTCTAACTCATTAGAATCGATCACGTTTATGATTTTGGGTCGATGCGACCCAAAATCATCGTGATCCAGTCTTTTTTTCCTCGATCAGTCCGGCCGACCGACGCTGGCATACTCGAAGCCGTGCCGGGTGACCTCGTCCTTGCGGTAGATGTTGCGCAGGTCGACGAGCAGCGGGGTGCTCATCGTGCGTTTCAGCCGGGCGAAGTCCAGCGCCCGGAATTCGTTCCACTCGGTGACGATCACCAGTGCGTCGGCATCCGCTGCCGCGTCATAGGGGTCGGTCGCATAGGTCAGGCCGTCGATGACCTTGCGCGCGTTCTCCATGCCTTCCGGATCGTAGCCCGTTACCGTGGCGCCGGCGT
This DNA window, taken from Sinorhizobium fredii NGR234, encodes the following:
- the lepB gene encoding signal peptidase I produces the protein MEEKTETHQSALWENVKVIIQALLLALVIRTVFFQPFTIPSGSMMPTLLVGDYIFVNKFAYGYSKYSLPFSPDLFSGRIFAREPKRGDIVVFRFPPNPDIDYIKRVVGLPGDRIQVRNGVLHVNDKPVDRVPDGTFRADDKYDTGGDVPVYRETMDTGVSYDTLDQFPDSSGDNTREFLVPEGHYFMMGDNRDNSSDSRFDVGFVPAENLVGRASMIFFSLGNGTSFLKIWEWPANLRYDRLFKVVE
- the rnc gene encoding ribonuclease III; this encodes MKGRSLSAEDRARLETAIGYQFAEKERLDRALTHSSARNARASNYQRLEFLGDRVLGLCVAELLFQTFLDANEGELSVRLNQLVSAESCARVADELSLHEYIRTGSDVKKITGKHMMNVRADVVESLIAAIYLDGGLEAARRFVLRHWTDRAASADGARRDAKTELQEWAHAKFGAAPRYRTDDRSGPDHDPRFTVTVEVDGIAPETGTDRSKRGAEQIAAMRLLEREGVWQKRSAGN
- the era gene encoding GTPase Era, which gives rise to MTDKEQDSGAGHTATRSGFVALIGATNAGKSTLVNHLVGAKVSIVSHKVQTTRAIIRGIAIHDNAQIVFMDTPGIFKPRRRLDRAMVTTAWGGAKDADQIVLLIDSERGLRGDAEAILEALKDVPQPKILVLNKIDRVRPEDLLKLAAAANEVVSFERTFMISALNGSGCKDLMDYLATALPEGPWYYPEDQISDLPMRQLAAEITREKLFLRLHQELPYASHVETEKWEERKDGSVRIEQVIYVERDSQKKIALGKGGEAIKAISTAARKEISEILEQPVHLFLFVKVRENWGDDPERFREMGLDFPK
- a CDS encoding glycerophosphodiester phosphodiesterase family protein, whose translation is MRKLAVIAVAAAIIVAIVWFLNTSYLVTPPAGAAKVLAHRGIHQVYSLDGVGNDTCTAQRIEPPSHAYLENTIGSMRAALDSGAEVIELDVHLTPDRQFAVFHDWTLDCRTNGAGVTEKTPMSKLKTLDIGYGYTADGGKTFPFRGQGEGQMPTLREVFTALPHGRFLINFKSERREEGATLAVMLRIHPEWRKLIFGVYGGRTPTQEALRLVGGLRGYDRQSTMACLGRYAAYGWTGMVPDACRDTLIVVPANYAPFLWGWPSRFAARMRAAGSEIILLGPHRGGEFTSGIDSADELALVPENFSGYVWTNRAETIGPLLNKRLAASNDQK
- a CDS encoding glutathione S-transferase family protein, which codes for MPQLVQGNWVKDDVAASEMKDGAFHREPTRFRQWITIDGRPGPDGQPALVAEAGRYRLFVSYLCPWASRTIAMRNLKGLGEIIGLAVANPVLGEDGWTYDEPVDAGGRVGRIRHHHQLYTASDPTYTGKVSVPVLWDMKEGHIVNNESADILRILNTAFDHLSGNRLDFYPAVLRVAIERWNEPIYASVNNGVYRAGFAKTQAAYDEAVAALFGMLDALDRHLEGNRYLAGEYLTEADIRLFVTLVRFDVAYHGAFKCNVRRIEDYPSLSNYLRELYQWPGIRETVRVDDIKRGYYGLRHINPTGIVPAGPATDFDRPHDRSRLAGLGVFGA
- a CDS encoding SAM-dependent methyltransferase, encoding MNAALLKLLRRLVQKGTLTVIFSSGNKVVLGDGTGKPATMHITDAEAERAILYDPGLKFGEMYMDGRVVIEEGDIFDVLSIIKSNGLENAATFANSFVALWHVLRQQLKSRLPVNRNRYNVAHHYDLDGKLFNLFLDEDWQYSCAYFHPPGISLDEAQRAKKRHIAAKLLLEPGQQVLEVGSGWGGLAMYLAEATGVEVTGITLSEEQLRVSRERAARRGLSDRVRFELQDYRTLQGRQFDRIVSVGMFEHVGIGNYGNFFRKIKELLRPDGVMLLHSIGQVYKPWATNPWIEKYIFPGGYIPALSEVLPPVESTRLLVKDIEILPLHYAWTLRAWRERFVARREEAVKLYDERFFRMWEFYLAASETAFLHDKHFVFQLQLSPSLETVPVSRDYIEAKERELLEFEKTRSRLELVAV
- a CDS encoding IS110 family transposase, translated to MTDQKQFYAGVDWASESHHVFLTDGDGRKIGERVFRHGGEGLAELAAWLTATSGATEAGQIQVAIEVPHGPVVETLIERGCQVHAINPKQMDRFRDRFTLAGAKDDSRDAEVMASALRTDRRCFRLLAAADPVVIELREWSRMAEDLGAERNRLTNRMREQLWRYFPALLELENDLGAEWLLDLWEAGPTPAKAARIRAATIAKLLKRNRIRRVDATHVLAVLRTPPVKVAAGTTEAASAHIATLIARIRLVNRQLKQAHQRLDTLTARLVPTEATEPGQRKQHDVEILASLPGVGRIVLATLLAEAFDALQRRDHAALRSLTGVAPVTKRSGKSCIVIRRQACHDRLANAMYHWARVAIQHDSRSRLKYAALRSRGHSHGRALRSVADRLLNVACAMLKTGTTFNPSLAEQKLSC
- a CDS encoding Tex family protein → MTAKPIAAIIASEIKASAAQVGAAVELLDAGATVPFIARYRKEVTGGLDDTQLRTLSERLTYLRELEARRASILESVRGQGKLTDELEGKIAAASTKAELEDIYLPYKPKRRTKAEIARERGLGPLAEAILADRSIAPAERATTFLSADVPDAKAALDGARDIIAEGMTENADLLGRLRNYMREAAFLKAKVVDGKQEAGAKFSDYFDHSERWATAPGHRALAMLRGWNEEILSVDIVVDQDAASGQRPVERMIAAAYEVGGHLPGDKWLLDVIGWTWRVKLSLSLSLDLMRELRERAEEEAIRVFARNLKDLLLAAPAGSRSTMGLDPGIRTGVKVAVVDGTGKLLDTTTVYPFPPKNDIRGTQAELAALVRKYKVELIAIGNGTGSRETEKLVADMLAQLPAPKPTKVIVSEAGASVYSASETAAAEFPNLDVSLRGAVSIARRLQDPLAELVKIEPKSIGVGQYQHDVDQSHLSRSLDAVVEDAVNAVGVDLNTASAPLLARVSGLGKSSAEAIVAHRDAMGAFANRQQLLKVPRLGARTFEQCAGFLRITNGSEPLDASAVHPEAYGVAKKIVAACGRDLRALMGDSAALKALDARAFVDERFGLPTVKDILSELEKPGRDPRPSFKTATFAEGVDDIKDLKVGMQLEGTVTNVAAFGAFVDIGVHQDGLVHVSQLADRFVKDPHEVVKAGDVVRVRVTEVDVARKRIGLSMRKDGGAETAREARGASPNGGNRNSVARPQKPQAPTQGAFGAALMEAMKKK